One part of the Mycobacterium marinum genome encodes these proteins:
- the rplS gene encoding 50S ribosomal protein L19, which translates to MNRLDFVDQASLRDDIPAFSPGDTINVHVKVIEGAKERIQVFKGVVIRRQGGGIRETFTVRKESYGVGVERTFPVHSPNIDHIEVVTRGDVRRAKLYYLRELRGKKAKIKEKR; encoded by the coding sequence ATGAACAGGCTGGACTTCGTCGACCAGGCGTCGCTGCGCGACGACATCCCGGCCTTCAGCCCGGGCGACACCATCAATGTGCACGTCAAAGTCATCGAGGGCGCCAAGGAGCGTATCCAGGTGTTCAAGGGTGTGGTGATTCGCCGGCAGGGTGGGGGCATCCGCGAGACGTTCACAGTGCGCAAGGAAAGCTACGGCGTCGGCGTCGAGCGGACGTTCCCGGTGCACTCGCCGAACATCGACCACATCGAGGTGGTAACGCGCGGTGACGTTCGTCGCGCCAAGCTGTACTACCTTCGTGAACTGCGCGGCAAGAAGGCCAAGATCAAGGAGAAGCGCTGA
- the lepB gene encoding signal peptidase I, which translates to MTETTDSSSEREPDAGQSEAPLAARGADAPAAADQEEPGAESRAADEDESKPAKKSTLRELATLAVIAIVIYYVMLTFVARPYLIPSESMEPTLHGCSTCVGDRIMVDKLTYRFTSPKPGDVIVFKGPPSWNVGYKSIRSSNTALRWVQNALSFIGFVPPDENDLVKRVIAVGGQTVQCRSDTGLTVDGKPLKEPYLDPATMLADPSVYPCLGSEFGPVTVPAGRLWVMGDNRTHSADSRAHCPMLCTGDAMAGTVPVANVIGKARFIVWPPSRWGVVRSVNPQTGQ; encoded by the coding sequence GTGACCGAAACCACGGACTCCTCATCTGAGCGCGAGCCCGACGCAGGTCAGTCGGAGGCGCCGCTCGCTGCTCGAGGTGCTGATGCCCCGGCTGCGGCGGATCAGGAAGAACCTGGGGCGGAGTCGAGGGCGGCCGACGAGGACGAGTCGAAGCCGGCCAAGAAATCGACCCTGCGCGAACTCGCGACCCTGGCCGTCATCGCGATAGTGATCTACTACGTCATGTTGACGTTTGTGGCGCGTCCATACCTGATTCCGTCGGAGTCGATGGAGCCCACCCTGCACGGGTGTTCGACCTGCGTCGGTGACCGCATCATGGTGGACAAGCTCACCTACCGGTTCACTTCGCCCAAGCCCGGTGACGTCATCGTCTTCAAGGGACCACCGTCGTGGAACGTCGGCTACAAGTCGATACGTTCGAGCAACACAGCGCTGCGCTGGGTGCAAAACGCCCTCTCGTTCATCGGTTTCGTGCCCCCGGACGAGAACGATTTGGTCAAACGCGTCATCGCGGTGGGCGGACAGACCGTCCAATGCCGCTCCGACACCGGGTTGACCGTCGACGGTAAGCCGCTCAAGGAGCCATATCTGGATCCGGCCACCATGCTGGCTGACCCATCCGTCTACCCCTGCCTGGGCAGCGAATTCGGGCCGGTGACCGTCCCGGCGGGCCGGCTGTGGGTGATGGGCGACAATCGGACCCACTCGGCGGATTCGCGGGCACATTGCCCCATGCTGTGCACCGGGGACGCCATGGCCGGCACCGTGCCGGTGGCCAACGTCATCGGCAAGGCACGGTTCATCGTGTGGCCGCCGTCGCGGTGGGGCGTGGTGCGTTCGGTGAACCCCCAAACGGGCCAGTAA
- a CDS encoding DUF2469 domain-containing protein, producing the protein MSAEDLEKYETEMELSLYREYKDIVGQFSYVVETERRFYLANSVEMVPRNADGEVYFELRLADAWVWDMYRPARFVKQVRVVTFKDVNIEEVEKPELRLPE; encoded by the coding sequence ATGAGTGCAGAGGATCTCGAGAAGTACGAAACCGAGATGGAGCTCTCGCTGTACCGCGAATACAAGGACATCGTCGGCCAGTTCAGCTACGTCGTGGAAACCGAGCGACGCTTCTACCTGGCTAACAGTGTGGAGATGGTGCCGCGCAACGCCGATGGCGAGGTGTATTTCGAGCTACGACTGGCCGATGCCTGGGTATGGGACATGTACCGGCCGGCTCGGTTCGTCAAGCAGGTGCGGGTGGTCACCTTCAAGGACGTCAACATCGAAGAGGTGGAGAAGCCCGAGCTGAGGCTGCCCGAATAG
- a CDS encoding GAF and ANTAR domain-containing protein, producing the protein MTATPKDSNPDSVPGGTTADPATVFAALAEIIYQGAQPAEMYSAICIAATLIVPGCDHASLLVRTDDRYITVGASDRLAQHVDELERKAGDGPCIDAIEEETPQIETDLTTPTQWPKFAAALLAQTPVRGAMGFRLLVDKRKGAALNLFSETPNSFDTESAGRAAVLASFASVAVNAIAHGEDAASLRRGLLSNREIGKAVGMLMLLNGFTEDEAFDLLRHHSQSLNIKLADVARTVIENRGQLPPEALETDDTVNPTVSG; encoded by the coding sequence GTGACGGCCACACCGAAGGACAGCAACCCGGACTCGGTACCGGGTGGGACGACCGCCGACCCGGCGACAGTCTTTGCGGCCCTCGCCGAGATCATCTATCAGGGAGCCCAACCCGCCGAGATGTACTCCGCGATCTGCATCGCCGCCACCCTGATCGTTCCGGGGTGTGACCATGCCAGCTTGCTGGTCCGCACCGATGACCGCTACATCACCGTCGGCGCCAGCGACCGGCTGGCCCAGCACGTCGACGAACTCGAGCGCAAAGCCGGCGACGGCCCGTGCATCGACGCCATCGAGGAAGAAACGCCGCAGATCGAAACGGACCTGACCACTCCGACGCAATGGCCGAAGTTTGCGGCCGCGCTTCTGGCCCAAACACCGGTACGCGGCGCCATGGGATTCCGGCTGTTGGTCGACAAGCGCAAGGGCGCCGCACTCAACCTATTCAGCGAAACCCCCAACAGTTTCGATACCGAGTCCGCCGGCCGTGCGGCGGTGCTGGCATCGTTTGCGAGCGTGGCGGTCAACGCCATCGCACACGGCGAGGATGCCGCCAGCCTGCGCCGCGGGCTGCTCAGCAACCGCGAGATCGGAAAAGCCGTCGGCATGTTGATGTTGCTGAATGGGTTCACCGAGGATGAGGCGTTCGACCTGCTCCGCCACCATTCCCAGAGCCTCAATATCAAGCTCGCCGATGTTGCCCGCACCGTCATCGAAAACCGTGGCCAACTGCCCCCCGAAGCCCTCGAAACCGACGACACGGTCAACCCCACCGTCAGCGGCTAG
- a CDS encoding WS/DGAT/MGAT family O-acyltransferase yields the protein MKLIAPTDSMFLLGESREHPMHVGGLQLFQPPENADGNFVTEAYEAMLGCTDVQPMFRKHPAFLGAMTNFAWTFDDDVELDYHFRRSALPRPGRVRELLELTSRLHGSLLDRHRPLWEAHLVEGLNDGRYAVYIKFHHSLQDGVSAQKLMQRAFSTDPDDDEIRVPWELKPRRRSNPGHRSSPLRLLTETVGATASLAPSALSLARAALLEQQLTLPFRAPKTMFNVRIGGARRVAAQSWSLDRIKAVKNAANVTVNDVVLAMSAGALRAYLIDQHALPDAPLIAMVPVSLRKEGDADRGGNMVGTLLCNLATNLDDPMKRLEVISQSMSDNKKVFAQLPRIQQLALSGLLTGGLVFGLVPGFVATAPPPFNIVISNVPGAPKPLYWRGARLVGNYPLSIALDGQAMNITVTNNADNLDFGLVGCRRSVPRLQRMLGHLETSLKELERAVGV from the coding sequence ATGAAGCTGATCGCACCCACCGATTCCATGTTCTTGCTCGGCGAATCGCGCGAACACCCGATGCATGTGGGGGGCCTGCAGCTGTTCCAGCCGCCCGAAAATGCCGACGGGAACTTCGTCACCGAGGCATATGAAGCCATGCTCGGCTGCACCGACGTCCAGCCCATGTTCCGCAAGCATCCCGCGTTCTTGGGCGCGATGACCAACTTCGCGTGGACATTCGACGACGACGTGGAGCTCGACTATCACTTCCGCCGGTCCGCTCTCCCCCGGCCAGGCCGGGTACGGGAGCTCCTCGAGCTGACCTCTCGGCTGCATGGCAGCCTGCTCGACAGGCACCGGCCCCTCTGGGAAGCCCATCTGGTGGAGGGACTCAACGACGGGCGCTACGCGGTCTACATCAAGTTCCACCATTCATTGCAGGATGGGGTTTCCGCGCAGAAGCTGATGCAGCGCGCATTCAGCACCGATCCGGATGACGACGAGATCCGGGTGCCGTGGGAACTAAAACCGCGGCGCCGCTCGAACCCGGGGCACAGATCCTCACCGCTTCGGCTACTCACCGAGACGGTTGGCGCCACAGCGTCTCTGGCGCCCTCGGCGCTGTCGCTGGCCCGCGCAGCGCTGCTCGAGCAGCAACTGACCCTGCCGTTTAGAGCTCCAAAGACAATGTTCAATGTCCGGATCGGTGGAGCACGCCGGGTGGCCGCCCAGTCCTGGTCCCTCGATCGCATCAAGGCGGTGAAGAACGCGGCAAACGTCACCGTCAACGATGTCGTCCTGGCGATGTCGGCCGGCGCGCTGCGCGCCTACCTGATCGATCAACACGCACTTCCCGACGCCCCACTGATCGCCATGGTTCCGGTGAGTCTGCGCAAGGAAGGCGATGCCGATCGCGGCGGCAACATGGTTGGCACCCTGCTGTGCAACCTCGCGACCAACCTCGACGACCCGATGAAACGCCTCGAGGTGATCAGCCAGTCGATGTCGGACAACAAGAAGGTGTTCGCTCAGCTTCCCCGCATCCAGCAGCTGGCGTTGTCGGGCTTACTGACCGGCGGTTTGGTGTTCGGACTGGTTCCCGGTTTCGTGGCCACCGCGCCGCCACCGTTCAACATCGTCATCTCGAATGTGCCCGGCGCGCCCAAACCGCTGTATTGGCGGGGCGCGCGGCTGGTCGGAAACTATCCACTCTCAATTGCCCTGGACGGCCAGGCGATGAACATTACAGTGACCAACAACGCCGACAATCTCGATTTCGGGCTCGTCGGTTGCCGGCGCAGCGTGCCTCGCCTGCAGCGCATGCTCGGGCACTTGGAGACATCGCTGAAAGAGTTGGAACGCGCTGTCGGAGTTTGA
- a CDS encoding NAD-dependent epimerase/dehydratase family protein: MGVAVAVTGPTGDIGISAVTALEREPAVASIVGMARRPFDPAIYGWSKTTYQRGNILDRDAVDALVASADVVVHLAFIKLGSRAESAQVNLQGARNVFEATVAARRPRRLVYTSSVAAYGYHSGNPAAITEDVPARGSPEHYYSEQKAQSEAALAKITEDSLLQVFVLRPCIVAGPHAYSLAEAMPCRQVPAPVRALSRLVPMLKPIVPDPGVPVQLVHHDDVAAAIALAATAPVPAGAYNIAADGVVTITDMARVLGGRPVRVPAAAASVASAAISRFPLVPPLLEWLHAVRQPVVMDTAKAKRELGWSPTHSSADTLSALAAAI; the protein is encoded by the coding sequence GTGGGTGTTGCTGTCGCGGTTACCGGGCCGACTGGAGATATCGGCATCTCGGCGGTCACTGCGCTGGAGCGGGAGCCGGCCGTGGCGTCGATCGTCGGTATGGCGCGCCGGCCGTTTGACCCGGCCATCTACGGCTGGTCCAAGACCACCTATCAGCGGGGCAACATCTTGGATCGCGATGCGGTCGACGCGTTGGTCGCCTCGGCCGATGTGGTGGTCCACCTGGCGTTCATCAAGCTCGGATCGCGTGCCGAGAGCGCGCAGGTCAATCTGCAGGGCGCCCGCAACGTCTTCGAAGCCACCGTCGCGGCCCGCCGGCCACGACGCTTGGTCTACACGTCGTCGGTGGCGGCCTACGGCTACCACTCGGGCAACCCGGCGGCCATCACCGAGGATGTACCCGCGCGTGGATCACCGGAGCACTACTACTCCGAGCAGAAGGCGCAAAGCGAGGCAGCGCTCGCCAAGATCACCGAGGACTCGTTGCTGCAGGTGTTCGTCCTGCGCCCGTGTATCGTCGCGGGCCCGCACGCCTACTCGTTGGCCGAGGCCATGCCATGCAGGCAGGTGCCCGCGCCGGTGCGCGCGCTGAGCCGGCTGGTGCCGATGCTGAAGCCGATCGTGCCGGATCCGGGTGTTCCGGTGCAGCTGGTGCATCACGACGACGTGGCAGCCGCGATAGCGTTGGCGGCGACCGCACCGGTGCCCGCGGGGGCCTACAACATCGCCGCTGACGGGGTCGTGACGATCACCGACATGGCCAGGGTGCTGGGCGGCCGTCCGGTCCGGGTCCCAGCGGCTGCCGCCTCGGTCGCATCCGCGGCGATTTCTCGATTTCCGCTGGTACCCCCGCTGCTCGAATGGCTTCATGCGGTTCGACAACCCGTGGTGATGGACACCGCCAAGGCGAAACGCGAACTCGGCTGGTCGCCGACGCACTCGTCAGCTGACACCTTGTCGGCGCTGGCTGCAGCGATATGA
- the fdhD gene encoding formate dehydrogenase accessory sulfurtransferase FdhD, with translation MGHVTARRRVKHLAAGDAITRPETLAVEEPLEIRVNGVPISVTMRTPGSDFELARGFLLTEGVIAHRDDVLTVRYCGGRGADGVNTYNVLDITLAPGVSPPGLDVTRNFYTTSSCGVCGKASLDAVRLISRFSPGDDPATITAGALEAMPGQLRSGQKVFASTGGLHAAALFSADGTMHVIREDIGRHNAADKVIGWAIEHDRVPLAGAVLLVSGRASFELTQKALMAGIPVLAAVSAPSSLAVSLAEESGMTLVAFLREDSMNVYTRPDRIV, from the coding sequence GTGGGCCACGTAACGGCGCGTCGGCGGGTCAAGCACCTCGCCGCCGGTGATGCGATCACCCGACCGGAAACCCTGGCCGTCGAGGAGCCGCTGGAGATCCGCGTCAATGGTGTGCCGATATCGGTCACCATGCGCACCCCCGGCTCGGATTTTGAGCTCGCGCGCGGTTTCCTGCTGACCGAAGGGGTGATCGCCCACCGTGACGATGTGCTGACGGTCCGCTATTGCGGCGGGCGCGGTGCCGATGGCGTCAACACCTACAACGTCTTGGACATCACGCTGGCGCCCGGGGTAAGCCCGCCGGGCCTCGATGTGACCCGCAACTTCTACACCACCTCGTCGTGCGGAGTCTGCGGCAAGGCGTCGCTGGACGCGGTGCGGCTGATCAGCCGATTTTCGCCCGGCGACGATCCGGCCACCATCACGGCCGGTGCGCTTGAGGCGATGCCCGGCCAACTCCGTAGTGGCCAAAAGGTTTTCGCGAGCACCGGCGGCCTGCACGCCGCGGCGTTGTTCAGCGCGGACGGCACAATGCACGTGATCCGCGAAGATATCGGCCGGCACAACGCGGCAGACAAGGTCATCGGCTGGGCCATCGAGCACGATCGGGTGCCGTTGGCGGGGGCGGTGTTGCTGGTCAGCGGTCGCGCATCGTTCGAGCTGACGCAGAAGGCGCTGATGGCCGGGATCCCGGTGCTGGCCGCGGTCTCCGCCCCGTCGTCGCTGGCGGTCTCGCTGGCCGAAGAATCCGGGATGACGCTGGTGGCGTTTCTGCGGGAAGACTCGATGAACGTCTACACGCGCCCGGACCGCATCGTCTGA
- a CDS encoding YraN family protein, with amino-acid sequence MKTLTRMQLGALGEQLAVEHLSGQGLQILTRNWRCRYGELDVIACEPATRTVVFVEVKTRTGDGYGGLAQAVTEGKVRRLRRLAGLWLAGQDRGWAAVRLDVIGVRIGRGANPEITHLMGVG; translated from the coding sequence ATGAAGACGTTGACTCGCATGCAACTGGGAGCCCTGGGTGAGCAGCTGGCCGTGGAGCATCTGAGCGGTCAGGGGCTACAGATCTTGACCCGAAACTGGCGGTGCCGCTACGGCGAACTCGATGTGATCGCCTGTGAACCTGCCACCCGCACCGTGGTGTTCGTTGAGGTCAAGACGCGCACCGGCGACGGGTACGGCGGGCTGGCCCAGGCGGTGACCGAAGGCAAGGTCCGCAGGCTGCGCCGCCTGGCCGGGTTGTGGCTGGCCGGTCAGGACCGCGGCTGGGCGGCCGTGCGCCTCGATGTCATCGGGGTGCGCATCGGGCGCGGCGCCAACCCCGAGATCACGCATCTGATGGGCGTGGGCTGA
- a CDS encoding YifB family Mg chelatase-like AAA ATPase produces MALGRAFSVAVCGLDGEIVEIEADISSGLPGVHLVGLPDAALQESRDRVRAAVTNCGNSWPMARLTLALSPATLPKMGSVYDIALAAAVLSAQRKKPWQRLEKTLLLGELSLDGRVRAVRGVLPAVLAAKRDGWPAVVVPADNLAEASLVDGIDVWGVRTLGQLQGWLTGAADLDSPSGPAATSEGTSADLADVLGQSQARFAVEVAAAGAHHLMLTGPPGVGKTMLAQRLPGLLPPLSRGESLEVTAIHSVAGLLSGDTPLITRPPFVAPHHSSSVVALVGGGTGMARPGAVSRAHRGVLFLDECAEISVSAMEALRTPLEDGEIRLARRDGVACYPARFQLVLAANPCPCAPADPQDCICAAAVKRRYLGKLSGPLLDRVDLRVQMHPVRAGAFSAVAGESTSQVRDRVAQARNAAAQRWRPHGFRTNAEVSGPLLRREFRLGNSAMVPLRTALDRGLLSIRGVDRTLRVAWSLADLAGRAAPGLDEVSTALSFRQPGACR; encoded by the coding sequence ATGGCGCTGGGGCGGGCGTTCTCGGTGGCGGTGTGCGGGCTGGACGGCGAGATCGTGGAAATCGAAGCCGACATCAGCTCGGGGCTGCCGGGAGTGCATCTGGTGGGTCTGCCCGACGCGGCGCTGCAGGAATCCCGCGACCGGGTTCGCGCGGCGGTCACCAACTGCGGCAACAGCTGGCCAATGGCCCGGCTGACGCTCGCACTGTCGCCGGCGACCCTGCCGAAAATGGGTTCGGTCTACGACATTGCCCTGGCCGCCGCGGTGTTGTCGGCGCAGCGAAAAAAGCCTTGGCAGCGTTTGGAAAAGACGCTGTTGTTGGGGGAGTTGTCGCTGGACGGCCGGGTCCGCGCGGTGCGTGGCGTGCTGCCGGCCGTGTTGGCCGCCAAACGCGATGGCTGGCCGGCCGTGGTGGTTCCGGCGGATAACTTGGCCGAGGCCAGCCTGGTGGATGGCATCGATGTCTGGGGTGTGCGCACCCTGGGACAACTGCAGGGCTGGCTGACGGGTGCTGCCGATTTGGACAGTCCCAGCGGGCCCGCGGCCACCAGCGAGGGGACCTCGGCCGACTTGGCCGATGTGCTCGGGCAGTCCCAAGCGCGTTTTGCGGTCGAGGTGGCGGCGGCCGGTGCGCACCATCTCATGCTGACCGGTCCGCCCGGGGTAGGCAAAACGATGCTGGCACAACGCCTTCCGGGTTTACTGCCGCCGCTGTCGCGCGGCGAGTCACTGGAGGTCACCGCGATCCACTCGGTGGCTGGTTTGTTGTCGGGGGACACCCCGCTGATCACCCGGCCGCCGTTCGTGGCGCCGCACCACAGTTCCAGCGTCGTCGCGCTGGTGGGGGGCGGCACGGGCATGGCCCGCCCCGGCGCCGTCAGCCGGGCACATCGTGGGGTGTTGTTTCTCGACGAGTGCGCCGAGATCAGCGTCAGCGCCATGGAAGCGTTGCGAACTCCGTTGGAGGACGGGGAAATCCGCCTTGCCCGCCGCGACGGAGTTGCGTGTTACCCGGCCCGATTTCAGCTGGTGCTTGCCGCAAACCCGTGTCCATGCGCTCCAGCGGACCCGCAAGACTGCATCTGTGCGGCGGCTGTAAAGCGACGTTACCTCGGCAAACTGTCGGGGCCGTTGCTGGACCGGGTGGACCTGAGGGTGCAGATGCACCCGGTGCGGGCCGGAGCCTTCTCGGCGGTGGCGGGCGAGTCGACCTCGCAGGTTCGTGACCGGGTGGCCCAGGCCCGCAACGCGGCCGCCCAGCGGTGGCGGCCGCACGGCTTTCGCACCAATGCAGAAGTCAGCGGCCCCCTGCTGCGTCGGGAATTCCGGCTTGGCAACTCAGCGATGGTCCCGTTGCGCACGGCGCTGGATCGGGGGCTGCTCAGCATCCGCGGTGTCGATCGAACTCTGCGAGTCGCGTGGAGTTTGGCGGACTTGGCCGGCCGGGCGGCACCCGGCCTGGACGAGGTGTCGACCGCGCTGAGCTTTCGGCAGCCGGGAGCTTGCCGATGA
- the dprA gene encoding DNA-processing protein DprA, producing the protein MSASGSALRAWGYLSRVAEPPCAELAALVQRVGPVEAAERVRRGQVDGELARLTRARCEIDRAAADLEQLARRGGRLITPDDDEWPVVAFTAFSGSAIRAKGNGGAPMALWVQGPARLDQVVQRATALVGTRAATAYGEHMAADLAAGLVERDVAVISGGAYGIDGAAHRAALIAEGTTVAVLAGGIDIPYPTGHSALLHRIGQHGLLVTEYPPGVRPARHRFLTRNRLVAALGGAAVVVEAGLRSGAANTAAWARALGRIVAAVPGPATSSASAGCHVLLRNGAQLITRADEIVELVGRIGELSLEQSRPTSVLDGLSQSESQVYEALPGRGAMSVDEIAVASGLVAEQVMGRLAILEVAGLAERDGGRWRLVRAGRARTAAESVRARLV; encoded by the coding sequence ATGAGCGCGTCCGGCAGTGCCTTGCGGGCCTGGGGTTACCTGTCGCGCGTGGCGGAGCCGCCGTGTGCGGAATTGGCTGCCCTGGTGCAACGAGTCGGCCCGGTAGAGGCGGCCGAGCGGGTTCGGCGCGGCCAGGTCGATGGCGAGCTTGCCCGATTGACCCGGGCCAGATGCGAGATCGATCGGGCCGCAGCAGATCTCGAGCAACTCGCGCGCCGTGGCGGGCGCTTGATCACACCCGACGACGACGAGTGGCCGGTGGTGGCCTTCACGGCTTTTTCTGGTTCGGCGATCCGGGCGAAGGGAAACGGCGGAGCTCCGATGGCGTTGTGGGTGCAGGGTCCCGCCCGCCTTGACCAGGTGGTTCAGCGCGCGACCGCTCTCGTGGGAACCCGCGCCGCGACGGCCTATGGCGAGCACATGGCCGCGGATCTGGCCGCCGGCCTGGTCGAACGTGACGTTGCGGTCATCTCCGGCGGTGCCTACGGAATCGACGGAGCGGCCCATCGCGCAGCGCTCATTGCCGAGGGCACCACGGTGGCGGTACTGGCCGGTGGGATCGACATCCCGTATCCCACCGGGCATTCGGCCCTGCTCCATCGGATCGGCCAGCACGGCTTGCTGGTCACCGAATACCCGCCGGGTGTGCGGCCGGCCCGGCATCGGTTCCTCACCCGCAACCGGTTGGTGGCTGCTCTCGGTGGCGCCGCGGTCGTGGTCGAAGCGGGGCTACGTAGCGGTGCCGCCAACACCGCCGCGTGGGCTCGGGCGCTGGGGCGGATCGTGGCCGCGGTGCCCGGGCCGGCGACATCATCGGCTTCGGCGGGCTGCCATGTGCTGCTTCGCAACGGGGCGCAGCTGATCACCCGCGCCGATGAGATAGTCGAACTGGTCGGTCGAATCGGCGAATTGTCCCTCGAACAATCGCGGCCCACTTCCGTTTTGGACGGACTCAGCCAGTCCGAAAGTCAGGTCTATGAGGCATTGCCGGGTCGCGGCGCGATGAGCGTCGACGAGATCGCTGTCGCATCCGGGCTGGTGGCCGAACAGGTGATGGGGCGGTTGGCGATCCTCGAGGTGGCCGGACTGGCCGAGCGTGACGGCGGGCGGTGGCGCCTGGTGCGTGCCGGCCGCGCACGGACCGCGGCCGAGAGCGTGCGGGCGCGGCTCGTATAG
- a CDS encoding siderophore-interacting protein, which produces MAGRPVHTFEVVGTQQLAPHMVRVRVGGSGFDTFVPSEFTDSYVKLVFVAHDVDVAALPRPLTLDSFSSLPPEKQPAVRTLTVRRVDAAAREIVLDVVAHGEHGVAGQWAAAAQPGELVYLMGPSGAYKPDPEADWHLLAGDESALPAIAAALEALPADAVGKAFIEVAGPDDEIELRAPESVQINWVYRGGRADLVSADRAGDHAPLIEAVKTALWLPGQVHVFIHGEAQAVMHNLRPYIRKERGVDAKWASSISGYWRRGRTEETFRQWKKELAEAEAGS; this is translated from the coding sequence GTGGCGGGTCGACCTGTACACACCTTCGAAGTCGTGGGTACCCAACAACTCGCGCCCCACATGGTCCGGGTGCGAGTCGGCGGCAGCGGCTTCGACACATTCGTTCCCAGCGAATTCACCGACTCTTACGTCAAGCTGGTTTTCGTCGCACATGACGTCGACGTGGCCGCACTGCCTCGGCCGTTGACACTGGATAGCTTTTCCAGTCTTCCGCCCGAGAAGCAGCCCGCGGTGCGGACCCTGACCGTCCGTCGCGTCGATGCCGCGGCGCGCGAAATCGTGCTCGACGTCGTGGCGCATGGCGAACACGGGGTAGCCGGCCAGTGGGCGGCGGCCGCGCAACCTGGCGAGCTCGTCTACCTGATGGGACCTAGCGGCGCCTACAAGCCCGACCCGGAGGCCGACTGGCATCTGCTGGCCGGCGATGAATCCGCGCTGCCGGCCATCGCCGCTGCGCTGGAGGCGCTGCCCGCCGACGCTGTCGGCAAAGCGTTCATCGAGGTTGCCGGTCCCGACGACGAGATCGAATTGCGCGCGCCGGAGTCGGTCCAGATCAACTGGGTTTACCGAGGTGGTCGCGCCGATCTGGTTTCAGCGGATCGTGCCGGCGACCATGCGCCGCTGATCGAGGCCGTCAAGACCGCCCTGTGGCTTCCGGGTCAGGTGCACGTCTTCATCCACGGCGAGGCCCAGGCCGTCATGCACAACTTGCGCCCTTACATCCGCAAGGAGCGGGGCGTGGATGCGAAATGGGCGTCCTCAATCTCCGGTTACTGGCGGCGCGGGCGCACCGAGGAGACGTTCCGGCAATGGAAAAAGGAATTGGCGGAGGCAGAAGCGGGTAGCTGA
- a CDS encoding lactate 2-monooxygenase, with the protein MAFGDYQYEIYFQGLSGVVPGLPMAFAELESRAQMALPPSVWSYVVGGAGDERTQRANCEAFDRWGLMPRMFVGAAERDLTVEMFGLTLPSPIFMAPIGVIGLCAQDGHGDLATARAAARTGVPMVVSTLTADPMEDVAAEFGDTPGFFQLYTPKDRELAASLVQRAESAGFKGIVVTLDTWIPGWRPRDLSTANFPQLRGHCLSNYTSDPVFRAGLPRPPEEDPQGTVLRWAQLFGNPLTWSDLAWLRELTDLPLIVKGICHPDDARRAKDGGVDGIYCSTHGGRQANGGLPALDCLPGVVEAADGLPVLFDSGIRSGADIIKALAMGATAVGIGRPYAYGLALGGVDGVVHVLRMLLAEADLIMAVDGYPTRKDLTPDTLRRVN; encoded by the coding sequence ATGGCATTCGGCGATTACCAGTACGAGATCTACTTCCAGGGGCTATCCGGGGTAGTGCCAGGGCTGCCGATGGCCTTCGCCGAACTGGAGTCCAGGGCCCAGATGGCGCTGCCGCCGTCGGTGTGGTCATACGTAGTCGGCGGGGCCGGCGACGAGCGCACCCAGCGCGCCAACTGTGAGGCCTTCGACCGGTGGGGTCTAATGCCGCGCATGTTCGTCGGTGCCGCAGAACGCGACCTGACCGTGGAGATGTTCGGACTGACCCTGCCCTCACCGATCTTCATGGCACCGATCGGCGTCATCGGACTGTGCGCCCAGGACGGCCACGGCGACCTGGCCACCGCGCGCGCGGCGGCCCGCACCGGAGTCCCGATGGTGGTCTCCACCCTGACAGCCGACCCCATGGAAGACGTGGCAGCCGAGTTCGGTGACACCCCCGGGTTCTTTCAGCTGTACACGCCGAAGGATCGCGAGCTGGCCGCCAGCCTGGTGCAGCGCGCCGAATCCGCGGGTTTCAAGGGCATCGTGGTCACCCTCGACACCTGGATCCCCGGCTGGCGGCCGCGGGACCTGAGCACCGCCAATTTTCCCCAACTACGCGGACACTGCCTGAGCAACTACACCAGCGACCCGGTGTTCCGCGCCGGCCTGCCCCGCCCCCCGGAGGAAGACCCGCAGGGGACCGTGCTGCGCTGGGCCCAGCTCTTCGGAAACCCGCTGACCTGGAGCGATCTCGCCTGGCTGCGCGAACTCACCGATCTGCCACTCATCGTCAAGGGCATCTGCCATCCCGATGACGCCCGGCGCGCCAAGGACGGGGGCGTGGACGGCATCTACTGCTCCACCCATGGCGGACGCCAGGCCAACGGCGGTCTTCCGGCCCTGGACTGTCTGCCGGGTGTGGTCGAGGCGGCCGACGGGCTGCCGGTGCTTTTCGACTCGGGGATTCGCAGTGGCGCCGACATCATCAAGGCGCTGGCGATGGGCGCGACGGCGGTCGGCATTGGGCGGCCCTACGCCTACGGATTGGCGCTGGGCGGCGTGGACGGCGTCGTGCATGTACTGCGCATGTTGCTCGCCGAAGCCGACCTGATCATGGCCGTCGACGGGTATCCCACGCGCAAAGATCTCACCCCGGACACATTGCGGCGCGTCAACTGA